From the genome of Onychomys torridus chromosome 14, mOncTor1.1, whole genome shotgun sequence:
ACGTGCAGTTACCGAAAATATTCTTGTAGTTAGAAGACCTGACCGAAAAGATCTACTTGGATATCTCAATGGGGAAGCATCAACATCAGCAAGCATAGATAGGAGCGCTCCCCTGCAAATAGGTCTTCAGCGGTCCACTCAAGTCAAAAGAGCTGCAGATGAAGTTTTAGTAGAAGCAAAGAAAGCACGGATTGAGGATGAAGAGTGTGTGCGTCTTGATAAAGAGAGATTGGCAGCTCTTTTGGAAGGCCATAAAGAAGGGATTGTGCAGACTGAACAGATTAGGTCTTTGTCTGAAGCCATGTCAGTGGAAAAAATTGCTGCAATCAAAGCCAAAATTATGGCTAAGAAAAGATCGACTATCAAGACTGATCTGGAAGATGCTCTAACTGCCCTTAAACCGAGGAGTTTTGTGGATGCTGAGGTCAATGTAACCAGAGATATTGTCAGCAGAGAAAGAGTGTGGAGAACAAGAACCACCATCTTACAGAGCACAGGAGAGATTTTTTCCAAGAATATTTTTGCAATTCTTGAGtctgtaaaagccagagaaggGCATGCCCCTGAACAGCGGCCTGCTCCAAATACagctcctgtggatcccacattGCGTATGAAGCAACCTATCCCAGCTGCCTACAATAGATACGACCAGGAAAGATTCAAAGGCATAGAAGAAACGACAGGCTTTAAGATCGATACTATGGGCACATACCATGGCATGACACTGAAATCTGTAACGGAAGGTGCATCTGCCCGTAAGACTGAAACTCCTGCAGCCCAGCCTGTACCTAGACCAGTTTCTCAAGCAAGACCGCCCCCAAACCAGAAGAAAGGATCACGAACACCCATTATTATCATCCCTGCAGTTACCACTTCTTTAATAACCATGCTTAATGCAAAAGACCTTCTACAGGACCTAAAGTTTGTCCCATCAGATGAAAAGAGGAGACAAGGTTGTCAACGAGAAAATGAAACACtaatacagagaagaaaagacCAGATGCAACCAGGGGGCACAGCCATTAGTGTCACAGTCCCTTATAAAGTAGTAGACCAGTCCCGGAAACTGACGCCTCAAGACTGGGATCGGGTTGTAGCTGTTTTCGTTCAAGGTCCTGCTTGGCAGTTTAAAGGTTGGCCATGGCTTCAACCCGACGGGTCACCAGTTGACATATTCACTAAAATTAAAGCCTTCCATCTCAAGTATGATGAAGTTCGTCTGGATCCAAATGTTCAGAAATGGGATGTAACAGTGCTAGAACTCAGCTATCACAAGCGTCATTCGGATAGACCAGTTTTCTTACGTTTCTGGGAAGTACTGGATAGATACATGGTAAAGCATAAATCCCACTTGAGATTCTGAATCACGTGATTCCTCCGTTTCTGAAAACTTGGTTTAAGAAGCATGGATATAGCTTGATCTACAGACCGAAACCCAAGCTTTATGAATTCATCAAGAACTTGCAAATGAAGAAGGCCACAGGGCAGTCTTTTATTAGACCTTGTTCGATGCTGTGTGCTTCAAAGGGGCATTGCCTGCCATCCATACAAGCAAACTTTTTTGGCTtacaactattttttaaagattagctTTCTTGTCTATAATGGACATTGTATATTTTGATAAATGCTTTTTCTCTACTGGTTAAATTAGCATGActtaaaaatctgtttctttaGAAATAAATACAGTTTATAAATGTGTGTTTGGGATTGTGTATTATTTTAGGAACTGTTGATAAGAGTATCTTGGAAGTTATAAATTGCCATATACTGAAAtgtagaaagcattttttttaatgaataaattttgtgaactacaaacaaacaaaaacaaacaaacaggcaaatggaaaatccaaacaatataaaagaaaacaaaaattaaaagtacaagaaacacatatgtacacataaaacgaaaacacaaaattggaaaccataacaaacaaaaaccaataagactgggaggtgggggttgggggggtgaggaagcccaaacaaagcaatataagACGGAAAAATGTACAAAactaccattgagtttgtttgtgTTGGCTATCTATTTCTGGGCATGGGACCTATTAGGTGCAGTTTGTATACCCACTGAGACTTCTGCCTTAGTtaggttttttattgctgtgaagagacaccatgaccaagtcaactcttataaaggaaaacatttatttgtgatggctggcttacagtcccttatcatcatggtggtacattgctggtatgcaggcagacatggggctggtGATCTAatcttgcaggaaacaggaagtcttCTAAAACACTGGGCGGTAtggagcatatatgagacctcaaagccagtcTCCTccaacacttcctccaacaagaccacacctactctacaaagccacacctcccaatagttcCACCCCCTttggggatcattttctttcaaatcaccacagactTTGTTAGAATAAGCTAATTGTCTTAGTTAATGTTCTGTTCCAATGAACagtcaccatgaccatggcaactcttataaaggaaagcatttaattggtgcttgcttacagttttagaggttcagtctgttGTAATAATGGAGGGGATCATGGCACATGTAGGCAGACATtctgctggagaagtagctaagaattctacacaggcaacaggaagagagagccatggGATAtgactggcttgggcttttgaagtGGTTTGAACCTGCGAAGCCTCTGTGCTTCCACAATCTCTGTGGGTTTATATGTGTGTCATATGAAGTGTTGTGTGTAGAGGCCTTGTTGTCTTGGTGTAttcatcccttctggctcttacgatctttctgcctccttttcctcatACTTCCCTGAGCCCTAAGGGGAGTGGTTGATGAAGATATCCCCGTtaagactgagtgttccaaagcttccctctctctccacattgtctggctctgggtctctgaattagttcccatcttctgcaggatgaagcttctctgatgatggctgagcaagacattgaCCAATGgtcatagcagaatatcattaggagtcattttgttttggtggtcCTTTAGTAGGACGataatatttgcttttttttcctggGCATATCTCGTCTCAAGTTCTTGACCAccaaagcagtgtcaggtatgggctcTACCTTGTGACATTGGCCTTACATCCAATCGGATTGTGGCTCGTTACTCCTATAACATTTGTACCGCTATTGCACCAATGTCTCATACAGGCAGGTCACTGGTACAGACTGCAGTGTTTATAGTTGGGTTGGTAGTTACCTTTTTTCTGTTGGTGTGCAAATTACCTTCCAGTACCACAGGtactagtcagtaggggtaaaggctctagctaggcaccagctcaacttctcatTGTTCAAGGAGAtgtgtaagtgttgtcttcagcaatagggacttagcatcagtttgtggagagcagccaTCATCCTTGGCAATAGACTGAGTTATATGGGGGTTCCCATGGGGTCCCTTGGGCCAACAGCTTGATTAGATTTAATCCATTTTTGGCACTGGAAGTTTCACTTGGTGAAAGATGTCTAGTTGGAGCATTCTTAACTTGATGACTCCgtttatatttctttaatatatatatgtatatattttaagaagctcctacagtagtaggtttccatatgacccctcaaaGTGCCCACAGTGTTAGTTGTCCCATGtgttccctccctcttcctgtttAATCCTCTCATTCCAGCTTCAGCCCTTGTCTCCCCATTACTatgtattctatttccccttccttgggagatCCTCCCTTCACATCTAGCCCCTTACCCTGTATGTAAACTTTATATGAATTATAGCGTGCCTATCAAAAACTTAAAAGCTAATGTACATATGTaatacatacaaaacacacatacatacataaaaaaatgtgTCATCTTAGGCCTGGGTtgcatcactcaggatgatttttttctagttccatccatttacttgtgaatttccttttaacaactgaatgatattccattgtgtaaatgtgccacatttttattACCCATGTAtctgttgatggatatctaggctgtttccaatttctgactgTTAAGAATATCacagcaggggttggggatttagttcagtgttagagcgcttgcccagcaagcacaagaatcctttgtgtatgtgtgtgtgtgtgtgtgtgtgtgtgtgtgtgtgtgtgtgtgtatgtattactGTTCTTTACACATCTATGTAATTATCTATTCTTACAGATTCTAACAAGCATTTCCTAAAAttgcctcctttcttctcttcctaatGCCCCCAGTTTTAGCCATTGGTATATTTTTCTGGAACAATTGTGACGGCCTAACTTTATTCTGTAGAAAGTGTTAACAGTATTTCTAAAACCcagaactgttttgtttttcactcccAGCTGGGATTCACTTCCTTTGATTATGTAGTACCCTGTTTCTACCTTCTCCAATAAATGTTTCTTGCCTGGTCTGACTCTATGGTTTGAGTGAGAACACCGTTTCTCTAGTGTCCATCCAATCTAGGCCCTCGTTTCCTGATGAGATGGACATGGAGCCCTTCTTTGGGGTCCTTCACTAactgaggaaagagaatcagtGTACCTCTGATGTCAAAGCTGGGACAATAACAATTGAGAATGGTGGGCAGTGTTTTCTCCGGTGGAAAGAGCTGAGAGATTAGCAGTTCCTTGGCACTGAGCTTGCTGGTATCAGCTGACTGCACTCAAGGCTTCCTTGTGTTACAGAAACTTCCAGAGAGCTTGCCTCTTTCTAAATTATCTTCAGCCAGTCACATTCTTGAAGCATGTGACACACTCTAGATCTTCATATTCTATTGatttccagagagagagacagagagagagacagagagagagagagagagagcagttcCCAATTAAATACTACCTGGTCCTCATAAACCACAAGAGGCCAACTGTCCCCACTTGTAGCTGTATGAGTGCTttacaaattgtttttattttgttcatctaGATCTATTAACGTGCCCAAATTAAAGTGTTCCATGCACTCCTGTGAGCATCTTATCCAGGACAGAGCCCCCTTCCTGGAACCCTACTCCAGGTCTAATAGCAGAAGCTCATGCCCCGGGAGTCCTTGCTAAGGCTGTCCTACTCAGAAGCCTGCTGTTCCTCATAGTGTGCTCTCAGCCAGTGGTGTATGAGTTCAGCTTGGCCAACCTAAGGGAGTTCTTGCTGACCTTTGCTTGGGGACCATCAATATGTAAAAcatcaatttctattttttttttttttttttttgagctgaggatcgaacccagggccttgcacttgctaggcaagcactctaccactgagctaaatccccaacccccgatttctatttttttttttaagattttatttttatttatgtgtatatgtgtgatggtGTGTATGCAAGTGTCTGTGGAAACTAGAGGAGAGCATAGGAACCCTTGCAACCGGAATTACAAGTGTTTGTGATCCAttcattgtgggtgctgggaacaaaacaggaagtggtcttaatctctgagccatctctccagcctttgctaCATGGGACATTTAAGACAGTTAAATTattatcttttgttgtttttaaacattttaatttaagatCAACCTTGTGTGTgcctgggcatgtgtgtgtgtgcatgccacagcacacatgtgcaggtcagagggtAGCTTTGGTTCTCTCGTCTCAccatttgggttctggggatagacctcaggtcgtcaggcttgtgtggcaagcacatttaccctctgagccatcctgctgaCCCCCTTTtgattcttttgagacaggatctcctgtgGACAACCTTGAGCTCCCAATCCTCTTTTGATTTCAAAGTTCTGGGAGTGCAGACATATGCCATAGTGCCTGGCCTTAAGCTAGTTCTGAGACTTATTCAATAGACCTaggattaaaaaatatttgtatttgggGCGGGGTTGTGGCAGCTTCCACTATATCATTGCAGTTAGGATGACTGATCAAAGAGACTTCGGTTTTCATTTCCAATTACATGTTATTGAGGAACTCACATTAGAGACAAAGACAAGACAGAAGGGCCTGTCCCAAGACACTTGTGCTGCTGGCTGATTTAAATtgcattcttctttttaaaacaacaataacatttCAACTACACTACCTAGGGAAATTTAATAAAGCTCTCCTTCCCGTGCATTTGATGAAAGCCTGAAGGTGGCAGCAAACTCCTACAAGATATGTGTGCTTAGTTTAGAACTGGACTTTTCCTTTGAATTCTTTAAAATCTTATAATGAGGCTAACGTTGAGTTTAATCCTGTTGCATACTAATTAAGGGATATTCAGGAGGatgatgaaattctaaacaaggattatattttattactgtttACTAACTGAGAAGAAAGTACCATGTTAACGGCTTAGGGAAGTTGCAACCAATTATATGCTTTAGAGTTACTATAGAAACAAAGTATTCagttaaacaaagaaacagaactttCACACAGACCGGAGTACTTTGAAGGGATGTGGCAGGAATATAGTTTATATTTGTCCATCGATTCTCTTGTGGGTTTTTGCTCCACATGTCCCTGGTTTCAcctatgaaattattaaaataaatatgcttttaaaaataaacttttcataaaatccatatttttttaaacttaatcaTCTGGTTATCATCAGTAGATTCTCTAACGCAGTGGTTCTCACCTCCCTAAGGCTGtggtcctttaatacagttcctcatattgtgtatttcattgctacttcttaactgtcattttgctactgttatgaattgaaatgtaaatatctaatattcaggatatctgatatgtgacccctgtacAATGGTTGTCTGACCCCAAGGGGTTGTGACTCATTGCTCTAGAATATTGTTTATCAGGAGCATCATtatctatgttttcttctttgagacaggcagGATCTTACCCCTAGCCTAGTCTGACCTTGAGCTCCcaatcctgactcagccttctgaggGCATTGAAGACCTGTGCTATTACACCCAGACCTAGCTGATAATATAGAAGTTTTACATAGagcaaattaataaatattaatttatattggaaaattatatatatattttatttatttatttatatatatatttcccggagacagggtttctctgtgtaacagctctagctgttctggaactcactttgtagaccaggctgaccttgaactaacagagatccatctgcctctgcctcctgagtactgagattaaaggcgtgtgctgccaccaccaacCCTGGGCTATTTGATAGAGTTTTAAAATTCGGTCAGTACTGGGGTGTAATGCAGTGCTTTTCACATGCTAAGTGAGTGCTttctcactgagctacacctcaaGCCCCATTCATCTTTTGCATAAAGATCTAGATtagattttttccccttaaattcTTATGGAATAAACATTATCATTGACTTATTTAGTAGTACCCAGAGTAATGGGAAGGCTTTAGTGAGCTCAATATACAGGCAGAAGattattagaatttttaaaacttaggaaAAACAGACTTTCTAGGTAAAGTTAAATATGTACtgtaaatacatgtaaataaagaagctttatattttgcattatattatttatataatgcacatgtgtggagggcagaggacagcttgtgagcGTGTGTTCCccccttccaccatatgggtgccGGGGACTGAACTGAAGTCACCAGACCTAACGGAAAGAGCTGGTACTTGctaagccatcctgccagccccacaAAGTAGCTTTCCTGAAGGAGAAATGATGATGGTGTTTTAAATTACCTTCTTTATGGCTGTGCTTACGCAGGAATAGTTTAGTCATTATTCATTCAAATGATCTGATTTTTCAAGACACTATTTACTACTCCatttgatttcatttaatttacttaattgtgtgtgtgtgtgtgtgtgtgtgtgtgtgtgtgtgtgtgtggaggttagaggaaaaTTCATGGGAGTCTGTTATTTCTTTCCACCATTTGGCTCCAGAGACCAAACTTAGATCATCAGgattggtagcaagtgcctttactcaccaAGCTAGTCCAGCAGCCCCcttaattctcttttaaatacGTTCATAGAATAGTAGTAAGCCACACTATTAAACATGGCAAATATAAACTTAATTTAATTCCAGgaattgggactggagagatggctctgtggttaagatgGCTGCTCTGctggaagacctgggtttggttctcatcacccacatggctgctcacaactgtctatttctggtgctagggaatccagctccctcttctggcctctgggggcactgcACACACTTAGTGCATAGACTtgtttgcaggcaaaacacctaaacacatacaaataagtcTTTGGACAAATTCCAGGGTATAACTGTCATCCTCTCTTATAGTCATGATTCTTAGATGGTAGAAATGGGAGACAATGCCTGAGAGAGGATGGTCCTGCACCTGCTCAGTTTAACCAAGGAAACAGGTTGGTGGGCTGGGATGTACCTCAGTGACTGACTGTCCACATGGACATGTAAATTATACTTATTCTGGAAATGCAACTATGTCTAATACAAAATTTCAAAACAGTTATTTTTCACCTAACAACTTTCTCAGCAGTAGTAAGTAACTGGTCTGTTCATTTTCACATTGTATAGATTTATCTGTCGTGTGTGAAAACATAAGCTTAAAAAGGTTAAGCTTTCGATTTTTCTAATTTAGAGTTACCTTAACTTATGGagcttaaatttcattttgtcaGTTGGAGCACATAATGGTAAGTGCAGTATAACCATGTGTGAACTACATAAACTGTGTGTACCAGGGAATTTtgcaggttttcttttttctttttcttttcttttttttcctttttctttttctttttttttctgcagtggCTAACACTggctgccagcagagggcactttGGGGTCTTAAGTTACAATTCCAGGTGGTCTGAGAACAGACTATTTGTTAACATAGTCATATCTGACACCTCCTCATTTCCTGGATTCAGTTTACAAACTCTGGGGCTGAGGAGGGACCTTAGAAACCCTTCACACTTGTCAGCTCAGTGGTGGAAATGAATGTGAGAGATGTTCCTGGACGAGTAGGTGTGAAGGGATGGGAACCTTTCAACCCATTCCCAGTGCCCAGGGTTCTCTCCTAGGTATCTGTAATGGAGTCCAGGGATAGACGCATTTGTTTTTAGAGGTCTGACTTAGTAGATAGGACACAAACCCTAAGATGAGGCTGCAACATCACTGCTAAGAAAGCCTTCTGGGTCAACAGGGGCAGTGCTTTTCAAACTGACTGGTCCCCATGTCCTTATCAATACACCTTTACTCAgacatgcatgcaccacacacacattaaacaaaacTCTCATGCTGTATTTCTCCTTGTGTTTGCCGgctctctaaaggaacagaatttacagaatgagtttttgcttttgcagGCAAACTGCAAAGTTTCTTTCTTCCACGTCCTTTCATATGACCTGACACTGAGAGTGGCCAGATTTAGGGTCTGTCTTCCTGCTTTAAATAATTGGACTAAGAAAAGCCCTCGCAGGAGTGCCCAGCATCTTGGGTTTTAATTGATCCCAGATATAGTTAACTAAGATTGTACATCACACTTACAATGGGTGATAAAggtatgtataatttaaaaacagttaCATGAACTGTAGAGATTGAATTAAGCTGAATgtagtggctcatgcttgtaatcctggcccttgggaagctgaggcaggaacatcaatggttcaaggccagcctgtgttgtAACATAAGACtctaacaaacaacaaacaaattaataaaaacaaaaagtaaaaagcaaatgaatttaATTATAGAACATATAAGTTATGAGATATGTAATcatgtaagatttttaaaaagaattgtatTTAATGTTGTTGCCTACAAGAGGATGAGCTTCTGGTGACTAAAATGACCAAGGGAGACTTTCAGATCAGGACACGTGAGACCAACTGGTGGATGGGGGCTGCGCTGTGTTTTAGAAATAACATCAGTTTTAAATGATAACACTTTGTTTTGTAGTCTGCAACTATAACTTTAGTGTGAGGTGCTATTCTTGTTAAATCTCCATCAGTTCTTCAAAATTATTAGGGCTCTTGTGTGGAGACAGGAGCCTGAATCAGAAGGAAAAACTCACTCTCAGAGATTGAAGCCAAGAGTGAAAACTTACCCCAGGCAGGAGAGGACCTGAATCCTGATCAAACACATCCAGGGTTGCTCTGCTGGACTTCAGATTGCTGTAGAACCAAACACTGCCACGTACacaccatctttctttctttattggtaTACATACTCTACCATTGTAGTTTAGGTGTGTGACTTACAGCGTTTCAACTTTGATGGAGCAATGTGACATATACtaactatattattattattattattattattattattattattattattatgtgtaggtCACAGGACAACACTGGAGACTCTattatctccttccaccttgtttttgaggcaaagtctctcttATTGTTTCTGCTCACACCGCATACTTTAGGCTAGTTGCctgtgagcttctgagtgatCCTCTGGTCTCTACTTTCCATTTCACAGcagcagtgctgggatggcagatgTTGCCTCAGAATGTCTGACTTTTCCTCATGGGTGTCacttgctgagccttctcacagGCTTCAGTAACTGCTCTTCCAAATGTGAATTTTGACTTGTTTCCTGGGCCGGTTATACAATTTGGTAATTTCTCTCTTGATGCTGGGTAGCAACAGCAAGCTTCAGTTCTCTATCAGCCGTGCAATCATGAGGATGGAGGGTATTCTCTAGCGTGCTGAGTTGCTAGTGCGCTCAgcatgttgtgttttgttttctatcacGTCTGTGTAGGTGACATAGTCAACACTTCATTATAAAATCACTCTCCTGTTTTGGGGAGTCTTTGGGACAATGCAAACCTGCTCTGAACATGTTTAAGGCAGACTAGGCCAAGTCACAGTGCTCAGTAGGTCAGGTGTCCTAATGACAGTTTCTGTCTATGATGAGCTCACGGGGATAAAATGGTCTTGTCAGCCAAGTACTGTCAGTACAATATCACATGAAGGATACTGACTTGCCCATCACCACAGGAGCCCTCAGactgccttgtttgtttgtttgtttgtttttgagacagggtttctctgtgtagccctggctgtcctggaactcgatctatagaccaggctggccttgaactcaaagatcgacctgcctctgcctctcaagtgctgggattaaaggtgtgtaccaccaccacctggcatttagATTGCCTTTGaatagttctctctctccccaaccctAAATCTTACCACCTCTTTACCTTTTCATAAGTACTGATctattttccatttccttaatattttatttaaaaattgttttgtaaATGGGATTATTTAATGTGTAACTTTTGGAACCTagctgttgctttttgttttcttactctttgtctcttttgaggggcctgccacccagctcccacgtaaatcacacagggaggcttagtcttatttataaatgttctGGTCTACCTTAGTTATAAATTATCTGtcctaccttttgcctttggacttttcccttcctcttacttctgtaaatcttactcttactccatggtttgctatgtagctgggctgctggctcctggagttctcctccttctctggctatttcttcattcttttttttcctcccagatttctcctgttatttatcctctctgcctaccatcccacctatttctctttcctgctttgcaactggccattcagctttttcttagaccatcaggtgttttagacaggcacagtaacacagcttcacagagttaaacaaatgcaacataaacaaaagtaacacaccttacaataGCATTCCCCAACAACTAGCTTTCTTCACTCAGCCTAACTCTCTGGATATCCATCCAGATTGTCTAGTTGGCTTCATTTTTAGAGCTGATACAGATAACTCACAGCTAAAACTtttttaacccattttttttaaaattcaactttTGTTAGCTATTATGAATGTAACTGTTATAAATATTACTGTCCAGGTTTTTAATAAATACAAGTCTTTTATTCCTCTGTAATAAATGCCTAGGACTACAGTCATTGGGTTACTTGGCAGTTGAATGGTTAACTTTTAATGCAATTGCCAAATAGTTTTCAGAGTGGCTGGCTGTTCCTCACACATTCACTTCTAATGTATGAATGGTCCAGTTACTACACATTTCCTTGATGTTGTATCTTTCTTTGAGGCAcacagggtctttttttttttttttttttttggttttttgagacagggtttctctgtgtagctttgcgcctttcctggaactcagtctgtagcccaggctggcctcgaactcacagagatcctcctggctctgcctcccgagtgctgagattaaaggcatgtgccaccactgcccggtttctCGGTTTCATAAGTGCTGGGTAACAAGTATGTGCCATAATGTTTATCTATGCTATTTTAACTTATACTATTCAGATAGACATGTAGAGATACACAATTATCACTTTAGCTTTCATGTCCCTGACTGATGATACTGGAAAGATATTTT
Proteins encoded in this window:
- the LOC118595756 gene encoding parafibromin-like — translated: MEDVLSILRQYNIQKKEIVIRGDEVIFGEFSWPKTVKTNYVMWGTGKAGQPKHYYTLDSLLFLLNNVHLSHPVYVRRAVTENILVVRRPDRKDLLGYLNGEASTSASIDRSAPLQIGLQRSTQVKRAADEVLVEAKKARIEDEECVRLDKERLAALLEGHKEGIVQTEQIRSLSEAMSVEKIAAIKAKIMAKKRSTIKTDLEDALTALKPRSFVDAEVNVTRDIVSRERVWRTRTTILQSTGEIFSKNIFAILESVKAREGHAPEQRPAPNTAPVDPTLRMKQPIPAAYNRYDQERFKGIEETTGFKIDTMGTYHGMTLKSVTEGASARKTETPAAQPVPRPVSQARPPPNQKKGSRTPIIIIPAVTTSLITMLNAKDLLQDLKFVPSDEKRRQGCQRENETLIQRRKDQMQPGGTAISVTVPYKVVDQSRKLTPQDWDRVVAVFVQGPAWQFKGWPWLQPDGSPVDIFTKIKAFHLKYDEVRLDPNVQKWDVTVLELSYHKRHSDRPVFLRFWEVLDRYMVKHKSHLRF